One window of Paenibacillus sp. FSL K6-3182 genomic DNA carries:
- a CDS encoding aspartate carbamoyltransferase catalytic subunit — MTITQLKQRSLLGLKDLSQEEIESILDRAAYWENHSNKVHTTMQGRFAANMFFENSTRTRFSFEVAEKRLGTEVLNFSAAVSSVQKGESIYDTVRTLESMGIDVGIIRLKPIGVLAELATKIKVPLINAGDGNNEHPTQALLDMYTMRKHFGQLKGLTVSIVGDVLHSRVARSNLWALQKFGVNVNFCSPPNMQASELDVSYVSIDEALKSDVVMMLRVQLERHESGMLNSAESYREHYGLTVERASKLANHAIIMHPAPINRNVEIDDELVEHPQSRIFPQMENGVPIRMAVVERALS; from the coding sequence ATGACCATCACACAGCTTAAACAACGGAGTTTGCTCGGATTAAAAGATTTAAGCCAAGAAGAGATTGAATCGATACTAGATCGTGCTGCTTATTGGGAGAATCATTCAAACAAAGTGCACACGACGATGCAAGGCAGATTTGCAGCCAATATGTTTTTCGAGAACAGCACGCGTACTCGCTTTTCATTTGAAGTAGCAGAGAAACGACTAGGTACAGAAGTGCTGAATTTCTCCGCTGCGGTTTCAAGTGTACAAAAGGGCGAGTCAATCTACGATACAGTACGCACACTTGAGTCAATGGGAATTGACGTTGGCATCATTCGCTTAAAGCCGATCGGCGTTCTTGCAGAACTGGCAACGAAGATCAAGGTGCCCCTCATTAATGCCGGCGATGGCAATAACGAGCACCCGACACAAGCGCTGCTGGATATGTATACGATGCGCAAGCATTTTGGACAACTCAAAGGCTTAACGGTCTCGATTGTTGGAGATGTGCTGCATAGCCGCGTTGCAAGATCGAATCTATGGGCTTTGCAAAAATTCGGAGTTAATGTGAACTTTTGCTCACCGCCAAATATGCAAGCTTCTGAACTTGACGTCTCTTATGTCTCTATAGATGAAGCTTTAAAATCAGATGTTGTCATGATGCTGCGCGTCCAGCTGGAACGCCATGAAAGCGGAATGCTGAACTCTGCTGAAAGTTACCGCGAACATTACGGCTTGACGGTAGAGAGAGCCAGCAAGCTGGCTAATCACGCGATCATTATGCATCCTGCTCCAATCAACCGCAACGTAGAAATAGACGATGAACTGGTTGAGCATCCACAATCTCGCATTTTCCCGCAAATGGAAAACGGGGTTCCTATCCGCATGGCGGTAGTAGAGCGTGCGCTCAGCTAA
- the ileS gene encoding isoleucine--tRNA ligase, translating into MQRVDVKERARNRELRVLEQWKTDETFKKSIANREGKPNFVFYEGPPTANGAPHIGHVLGRVIKDFICRYKTMAGYRVIRKAGWDTHGLPVELGVEKQLGISGKQEIEEYGVEKFVKKCKDSVFEYEKQWRELTEGIAYWTDLDNPYITLKNEYIESVWHILSSIHGKGLLYRGHRVSPYCPDCQTTLSSHEVAQGYEDVKDLSATAKFKLVESGEFVLAWTTTPWTLPANVALAVNPELDYIRASKNGEVYIVAQNLAESVLKEDYEVLSVLKGAELVGLSYEPPFQYVVLEKGHVVIAGDFVSDTSGTGIVHIAPAHGEDDYRVSRDNGISMLSVVDLAGRYTSEVTDFAGRFVKDAELDIDIVKNLSERGLLYSKERYEHSYPFCWRCKTPLIYYAMESWFIKTTAVKDQLIANNNSVDWYPGHIREGRFGKFLEDLVDWNISRNRYWGTPLNVWVCDVTGKEYSPSSIADLRAMAIGDVPEDIELHKPYVDDIKLKSPFAEGAEMTRTPEVIDVWFDSGSMPFAQHHHPFENEQQFAEQYPADMICEGIDQTRGWFYSLLAVSTLYNGKAPYKAVISTGHILDENGQKMSKSKGNVIDPWEIINEYGTDAFRWALLSDSAPWNSKRFSRGIVGEAKSKVIDTIVNTHAFFALYASIDGFDYTAHEEIKSDNKLDRWIISRLNSLINTVNKGLEVNDFLNPAKSIEVFVDELSNWYIRRSRDRFWGSGLTADKLAAYQTLRSVLLTLSRLIAPYAPLLAEDVFGNLGGAGSVHLADYPKADETLIDETLERDMESAKQIVELARNVRNETGIKTRQPLSELIVSLDRDFNVADYEDIVKDEINVKAITVQNSDSGFVDFTLKLNLKVAGKKYGKNVGPIQGQLKGLSAEQTRSIVNGGSFDFTSAEGEQLSITVDELLVEKQAKSGFASASGNGVTVALNTDITAELEQEGWVREVIRAVQDTRKKLDLPIEKRIDLVLDVDAELKAALDAFAQVLQDNVLVQTVAYGDEPGMEKVVLGEKEIGIFIRG; encoded by the coding sequence ATGCAACGCGTAGACGTTAAGGAACGTGCCCGCAACCGTGAGCTGCGAGTGCTGGAGCAATGGAAAACAGATGAAACGTTTAAAAAATCAATAGCAAACCGGGAAGGCAAGCCGAATTTTGTATTTTATGAAGGGCCGCCTACCGCTAATGGAGCACCACATATCGGTCATGTACTTGGCCGCGTAATTAAAGATTTTATTTGCCGCTACAAAACAATGGCAGGATACCGTGTTATCCGTAAAGCAGGATGGGATACGCATGGTCTACCAGTTGAGCTTGGAGTTGAGAAGCAGCTAGGCATCTCCGGCAAGCAGGAAATCGAAGAATACGGTGTAGAGAAGTTTGTGAAAAAATGCAAAGACAGCGTATTTGAATATGAGAAGCAGTGGCGTGAGCTGACAGAAGGCATCGCGTATTGGACGGATTTAGACAATCCATACATCACGCTTAAAAACGAGTACATCGAGAGTGTTTGGCATATTTTATCGTCAATCCACGGAAAAGGACTGCTGTACCGCGGTCATCGCGTAAGTCCTTATTGCCCGGATTGTCAAACGACGCTTAGCTCACATGAGGTTGCTCAAGGTTATGAGGATGTTAAGGATCTAAGCGCAACAGCGAAGTTTAAGCTAGTGGAGTCGGGAGAATTCGTTCTCGCTTGGACAACTACGCCGTGGACGCTTCCTGCAAATGTGGCGTTAGCCGTAAATCCGGAGCTTGATTATATCCGTGCTTCCAAAAACGGTGAAGTGTATATCGTTGCTCAAAATCTAGCGGAGAGCGTTCTTAAAGAAGATTATGAAGTTCTATCCGTATTGAAAGGCGCTGAGCTTGTTGGTCTTAGCTACGAGCCGCCATTCCAATACGTTGTCCTAGAAAAAGGCCACGTCGTTATTGCAGGCGATTTCGTTAGCGACACTAGCGGTACGGGTATCGTTCATATCGCGCCAGCACATGGTGAGGATGACTACCGAGTTTCACGCGACAACGGAATCAGCATGCTGAGTGTTGTTGATTTGGCTGGTCGCTATACGTCAGAGGTTACTGACTTTGCAGGACGTTTCGTGAAAGACGCTGAGCTTGATATTGACATCGTCAAGAACCTTAGTGAACGCGGTCTTCTTTACTCGAAGGAGCGCTACGAGCATAGCTATCCATTCTGCTGGCGCTGCAAAACGCCGCTCATCTACTATGCGATGGAAAGCTGGTTTATTAAAACAACAGCGGTTAAGGATCAGTTGATCGCCAACAACAACAGCGTTGATTGGTATCCTGGCCACATCCGTGAAGGGCGCTTTGGTAAGTTTTTGGAGGATTTGGTGGATTGGAACATCAGCCGCAACCGTTACTGGGGTACGCCGCTTAACGTTTGGGTCTGCGATGTAACAGGCAAGGAGTATTCACCAAGCAGTATTGCTGATCTGCGTGCGATGGCGATTGGCGATGTGCCAGAGGACATTGAGCTTCATAAACCGTATGTGGATGATATTAAGCTGAAATCACCTTTCGCTGAGGGTGCTGAAATGACGCGTACACCTGAGGTTATCGATGTATGGTTTGACAGCGGTTCGATGCCATTCGCTCAGCATCATCACCCGTTTGAGAATGAGCAGCAATTCGCTGAGCAGTATCCAGCAGATATGATCTGTGAAGGTATTGACCAAACACGCGGCTGGTTCTACAGCTTGCTTGCAGTATCTACGTTGTACAATGGCAAAGCGCCATATAAAGCGGTTATCTCAACTGGCCATATTTTGGATGAGAATGGGCAAAAAATGTCCAAATCGAAGGGTAATGTTATCGATCCTTGGGAAATCATCAATGAATATGGAACGGATGCGTTCCGCTGGGCTTTACTATCAGACAGCGCACCTTGGAACAGCAAGCGCTTTTCACGAGGCATCGTTGGCGAAGCCAAATCCAAAGTCATTGATACCATCGTAAATACACATGCGTTTTTCGCGTTGTATGCTTCAATCGATGGCTTTGACTACACAGCTCATGAAGAAATCAAATCAGACAACAAGCTGGATCGCTGGATCATTTCACGTCTGAACAGCTTGATTAATACAGTGAACAAGGGTCTTGAAGTAAATGATTTCCTAAATCCAGCTAAATCGATTGAAGTGTTCGTTGACGAGCTGAGCAACTGGTATATCCGCCGTTCACGTGATCGCTTCTGGGGAAGCGGGCTTACAGCTGATAAATTAGCCGCTTATCAAACTTTGCGCAGCGTACTGCTTACTCTCTCGCGTTTAATCGCACCATACGCACCTTTGCTTGCAGAGGATGTATTCGGAAACCTTGGCGGAGCAGGCAGCGTTCATTTGGCTGATTATCCGAAAGCGGATGAAACGCTAATTGATGAGACTTTGGAGCGCGATATGGAAAGTGCAAAACAAATCGTTGAGCTTGCTCGCAACGTTCGGAACGAAACAGGAATCAAAACGCGCCAGCCTTTGTCGGAGCTAATCGTATCGCTTGATCGTGATTTCAACGTAGCAGACTACGAGGATATCGTGAAGGATGAAATAAATGTAAAAGCTATTACCGTACAAAATTCAGACAGTGGTTTTGTTGATTTCACCCTTAAGCTGAATCTTAAAGTTGCCGGTAAAAAATACGGTAAAAACGTTGGACCTATTCAAGGTCAGCTAAAAGGACTATCAGCAGAACAGACTCGTAGCATCGTAAATGGCGGAAGCTTCGACTTCACAAGTGCAGAAGGCGAACAGCTGTCGATCACTGTTGATGAGCTGTTGGTTGAGAAGCAAGCGAAGTCAGGTTTCGCATCTGCATCTGGCAACGGTGTTACTGTAGCGCTGAATACGGATATTACAGCTGAGCTTGAGCAAGAGGGCTGGGTTCGTGAAGTGATTCGCGCCGTTCAGGATACACGCAAAAAGCTCGATCTGCCGATTGAGAAGCGTATCGATCTAGTACTTGATGTTGATGCAGAGCTCAAAGCGGCGCTGGATGCGTTCGCACAAGTGCTTCAAGACAACGTGCTTGTTCAAACCGTCGCTTATGGTGATGAGCCGGGGATGGAGAAAGTTGTGCTTGGCGAAAAAGAAATAGGGATTTTCATCCGCGGATAA
- a CDS encoding TraR/DksA C4-type zinc finger protein, producing MTKPNTAHIQLLQARLLDEQREIEKRFSENDHYGLANSLRDTTGELSTIDNHPGDVATELYEREKDVALHEQEELHLNRIEAALTAIADGTYGICKTCNEPIPLERLDAVPDTLYCIEHAPRQQLSLRRPVEELFLDPPFGRTSMDEHDSYNGFDGEDAWQIVEQWGNADSPATSENRDVADYEHVGIEAFENDGFVESIESFLATDITGRHVSVIRNREYKNYLESDEGDHGLEADLEDQRL from the coding sequence ATGACAAAGCCAAACACTGCTCATATTCAGCTGCTGCAAGCCAGATTGTTGGACGAGCAGCGCGAAATTGAAAAACGTTTCTCAGAAAACGATCATTACGGCTTAGCAAATTCGTTGCGTGACACTACCGGAGAACTATCCACAATCGATAATCATCCAGGTGATGTTGCTACTGAGCTTTATGAACGCGAGAAAGATGTAGCCCTTCATGAACAAGAGGAATTGCATCTGAATCGCATTGAGGCAGCGCTAACCGCGATTGCTGATGGAACATACGGCATTTGTAAAACATGCAATGAACCTATTCCGCTTGAGCGTTTGGATGCCGTGCCTGATACGCTTTACTGCATTGAACATGCGCCAAGACAACAATTATCCCTGCGCAGGCCGGTTGAAGAATTATTTCTCGATCCTCCCTTTGGTCGAACCAGCATGGATGAGCATGATTCCTACAACGGCTTTGATGGCGAGGATGCTTGGCAAATTGTTGAGCAATGGGGCAATGCTGATTCACCTGCCACATCTGAGAATCGAGATGTTGCCGATTACGAGCATGTAGGCATTGAAGCTTTCGAGAATGACGGCTTCGTTGAATCCATTGAAAGCTTTCTTGCGACCGACATTACAGGGCGTCATGTGTCCGTAATCCGCAACCGAGAGTATAAAAACTACTTGGAGTCGGATGAAGGCGATCATGGATTAGAAGCTGATCTTGAGGATCAACGCTTATAA
- the pyrR gene encoding bifunctional pyr operon transcriptional regulator/uracil phosphoribosyltransferase PyrR, whose product MTEEEHLIIMDETAIRRALTRIAHEIVEKNKGIDNCVIVGIRTRGIYLARRIAERIGEIEGKPVPVSELDITQYRDDRKAIISADMEIAAAIGDTDGVPFTVQDKRIILFDDVLYTGRTIRAAMDALMDCGRPQSIQLAVLVDRGHRELPIRPDFVGKNVPSSKQEQIDVALTEIDQIDQVTIINQRGQAG is encoded by the coding sequence ATGACGGAAGAAGAGCATTTAATCATCATGGATGAAACGGCGATTCGCCGCGCATTAACGCGAATTGCTCATGAAATTGTGGAGAAGAACAAGGGAATCGACAACTGTGTGATTGTAGGCATTCGCACAAGAGGGATCTACCTTGCTCGGCGAATTGCAGAGCGTATCGGTGAAATTGAAGGAAAGCCTGTTCCTGTGAGCGAGCTTGATATTACTCAATACCGTGATGATCGCAAAGCAATCATATCTGCAGACATGGAAATAGCAGCAGCAATTGGCGATACCGACGGCGTACCCTTTACGGTTCAGGACAAACGCATTATTTTGTTCGATGACGTATTGTACACGGGCCGCACGATTCGCGCTGCAATGGATGCGCTTATGGATTGCGGACGGCCGCAAAGCATTCAGCTCGCCGTCCTTGTAGACAGAGGGCATCGCGAACTGCCGATTCGACCAGATTTTGTAGGCAAGAACGTCCCAAGCTCTAAACAAGAGCAAATCGATGTGGCTCTTACCGAAATCGATCAAATCGACCAAGTGACCATTATTAATCAGAGGGGGCAAGCCGGATGA
- a CDS encoding DUF5665 domain-containing protein yields the protein MNTNNPEQPKNLNELQTSLSKLDKRLQTIATEMEHTQIADYIDLLNRPWTMIWKNLLAGTARGVGIAIGFTFFAATILYVLRILGALNLPIIGDYIADIVRIVQIQLEGKVY from the coding sequence ATGAATACAAATAACCCGGAACAACCGAAAAATTTGAACGAGTTACAAACCTCGTTAAGCAAGCTTGATAAACGACTGCAAACTATTGCTACCGAAATGGAACATACCCAAATAGCGGACTACATTGATCTGTTAAACAGACCATGGACAATGATTTGGAAAAATCTGCTGGCTGGTACAGCCAGAGGTGTAGGAATCGCGATTGGTTTTACCTTTTTTGCTGCGACCATTCTTTATGTTCTGCGTATATTAGGAGCGCTAAACTTACCGATAATCGGCGACTATATTGCAGACATTGTCCGAATTGTCCAAATCCAGCTCGAAGGAAAAGTTTATTGA
- a CDS encoding RluA family pseudouridine synthase, producing MSSNLYNEESLEWIVEAEQSGERVDKFVTDSIDDQGVSRTQVQEWIKAGAVQVDNKVAKANLKVAEGNRVVLIIPEPEEAAIVPENIPLEVIYEDSDLIVINKKRGMVVHPAPGHSSGTLVNALMYHCKDLSGINGMIRPGIVHRIDKDTTGLLMAAKNDLAHVSLAEQLKEHTVTRKYIALVHGNLPHDQGTIDAPIGRDLNDRKLFTVTEHNSRHAVTHFHVLERLGDYTIVELQLETGRTHQIRVHMKYIGHPLAGDPVYGRNKTVALKGQALHATLLGFTHPRSGERLEFEMPLPADFENVLSSLRSR from the coding sequence ATGAGCAGCAACCTGTATAATGAAGAATCGTTGGAATGGATCGTAGAGGCGGAGCAATCCGGTGAACGAGTAGATAAGTTTGTAACAGACAGTATTGACGATCAAGGCGTGTCCCGAACGCAGGTTCAAGAATGGATTAAAGCAGGGGCCGTACAGGTCGATAACAAAGTGGCAAAAGCGAATCTTAAGGTAGCAGAGGGCAATCGTGTCGTTCTGATTATCCCAGAGCCTGAAGAGGCAGCCATTGTCCCTGAGAACATCCCGCTTGAAGTTATTTATGAGGATTCAGACTTGATTGTTATTAATAAAAAGCGCGGTATGGTTGTTCATCCTGCACCTGGTCATTCTTCAGGCACGCTTGTAAATGCGCTGATGTATCACTGCAAGGACTTGTCCGGCATTAACGGCATGATCCGTCCAGGCATTGTTCACCGCATAGATAAGGACACAACAGGGTTGCTGATGGCTGCCAAAAATGATCTGGCGCATGTCTCGCTTGCTGAGCAGCTTAAGGAACATACGGTAACGCGTAAATATATCGCACTTGTGCACGGCAATTTGCCGCATGACCAAGGTACAATTGATGCGCCTATCGGACGTGACCTGAATGACAGGAAGCTCTTTACGGTAACCGAGCACAATAGCAGACATGCAGTAACCCATTTTCACGTATTGGAGCGCTTAGGCGATTACACGATTGTAGAGCTTCAGCTAGAGACGGGACGTACCCATCAAATTCGTGTGCATATGAAATATATCGGTCATCCGCTTGCGGGAGATCCGGTTTACGGCCGCAACAAGACTGTAGCCTTAAAAGGACAAGCTTTGCATGCTACGCTGCTTGGCTTTACACATCCGCGCAGCGGCGAGCGGCTTGAGTTCGAAATGCCTTTGCCGGCAGACTTCGAAAATGTATTAAGCAGCTTGCGTTCAAGGTAA
- a CDS encoding LL-diaminopimelate aminotransferase, producing MTSINQNYLELQGSYLFSEIAKRRTKFIQENPNAEIISLGIGDVTRGLPDSVLNAMHSAVDELAAPGSFRGYGPEQGYDFLINAIIENDYKARGIDIATNEVFVSDGSKCDVGNIQEIFSENSIVAVQDPVYPVYVDTNVMAGRSGKYNQDTKRYENIAYLECTAENDFKPSLPDRKVDIIYLCYPNNPTGMTLTKEELKVWVDYAKANNCIILYDSAYEAFIQEEDVPHSIYEIEGAREVAIEFRSFSKTAGFTGVRCAYTVVPRELKGLDASGNEVLINDLWNRRHTTKFNGVSYVTQRGAAAIYSEEGKAQIKSLVDYYMKNAAIIRDGLASIGLEVFGGVNAPYIWLKTPNGMDSWSFFDKLLTEANIVGTPGVGFGQSGQGYFRLTAFGSLENTQKAVERIRKLSL from the coding sequence ATGACTTCCATTAACCAAAATTACTTGGAGCTGCAAGGCAGCTACTTGTTTTCTGAAATTGCAAAACGCCGTACTAAATTCATTCAAGAAAATCCAAATGCTGAAATTATCAGCTTAGGAATTGGTGATGTTACGCGCGGTTTGCCGGATTCGGTTCTGAATGCTATGCACAGTGCAGTGGACGAGCTTGCAGCTCCAGGTTCATTCCGTGGATACGGACCTGAGCAAGGCTACGATTTTCTAATAAATGCAATTATCGAAAATGACTATAAAGCACGCGGCATTGACATTGCAACAAATGAAGTGTTTGTAAGTGATGGTTCCAAATGCGATGTCGGCAATATACAAGAAATTTTCAGCGAGAACAGTATCGTTGCGGTACAAGATCCGGTTTATCCAGTCTACGTCGATACGAACGTCATGGCTGGCCGCTCTGGCAAATACAATCAAGATACTAAGCGCTATGAGAACATTGCGTATTTGGAGTGTACAGCTGAAAATGATTTCAAGCCTAGCCTTCCTGATCGTAAAGTAGACATTATTTACTTGTGCTATCCGAACAATCCAACTGGCATGACGCTTACGAAAGAAGAGCTTAAAGTATGGGTTGACTATGCGAAAGCAAACAACTGCATCATTCTTTATGACTCCGCATACGAAGCATTTATTCAGGAAGAAGATGTTCCGCACAGCATTTACGAAATCGAAGGCGCGCGTGAAGTAGCCATCGAATTCCGCAGCTTCTCCAAAACAGCAGGTTTTACTGGTGTTCGCTGTGCCTACACAGTTGTGCCGCGCGAGCTGAAAGGTCTTGATGCTTCAGGCAATGAAGTGTTGATCAATGATTTGTGGAATCGCCGCCATACGACGAAGTTTAACGGCGTATCATACGTTACACAACGTGGAGCAGCTGCTATCTATTCAGAAGAGGGCAAAGCGCAAATCAAATCTTTGGTTGACTACTACATGAAAAATGCAGCAATTATCCGTGACGGCCTTGCGTCCATCGGACTTGAGGTATTTGGCGGAGTAAACGCACCTTATATTTGGCTGAAAACACCGAACGGCATGGATTCGTGGTCATTCTTCGATAAGCTTCTTACAGAAGCAAACATCGTTGGAACGCCAGGTGTAGGCTTCGGTCAAAGCGGTCAAGGCTATTTCCGCCTTACAGCATTCGGAAGCCTTGAGAATACTCAAAAAGCAGTTGAAAGAATTCGTAAATTAAGCCTGTAA
- the lspA gene encoding signal peptidase II: protein MRFYYYWVAVLVLVLDFVTKKLIETKLEIGDQISIIGNFFLITSHRNRGAAFGILQEQRLFFIIITVIIVLGIIWYIQASRKSAKPWLLIGLGLVLGGAIGNFLDRARYGEVVDFLQFNFGSYGFPIFNVADSAIVCGVALILIDTLLSARDDKKRLQNGEDKDQNNHEQQPV, encoded by the coding sequence ATGCGTTTTTATTATTACTGGGTAGCGGTATTAGTGTTAGTCCTTGATTTTGTAACAAAGAAATTAATTGAGACAAAATTGGAGATAGGGGATCAAATTAGCATTATCGGTAATTTTTTTCTCATCACTTCGCATCGAAATCGCGGTGCTGCATTTGGCATCTTGCAAGAGCAAAGACTGTTTTTTATCATTATTACCGTTATCATTGTTTTGGGTATCATTTGGTACATACAGGCATCGAGAAAATCAGCTAAGCCTTGGCTGCTAATAGGACTCGGACTAGTTCTTGGCGGCGCTATTGGTAACTTTCTCGATCGCGCGCGTTATGGTGAGGTTGTCGACTTTCTTCAGTTTAACTTCGGCAGCTATGGCTTCCCAATATTCAACGTAGCGGATTCAGCGATTGTCTGTGGTGTAGCATTAATTCTAATTGACACCTTGTTATCGGCTAGAGATGACAAGAAACGTTTGCAAAATGGAGAGGACAAGGATCAAAACAATCATGAGCAGCAACCTGTATAA
- a CDS encoding dihydroorotase has product MSLWIINGNVWNETSGSLESKHIRIENNKIEAIIDGSETVDTGSAEVIDAKGKLVSPGFIDMHVHLRDPGFEYKEDIATGTRSAAKGGFTTIACMPNTRPVTDTAETVRYITNKAAQVGVVKVLPYASITKNELGRELTDFASLKEAGAIGFTDDGVGVQNAQMMKNAMALAHSMDMPIIAHCEDDSLVEGAWASEGEFSRKHGLKAIPNESEAIHVGRDVLLAEATGVHYHVCHVSTEQSVRLIRLAKQIGVRVTAEVCPHHLLLSDEDIPGLDDANWKMNPPLRTPRDVQAVIEAIEDGTIDMVVTDHAPHSAEEKARGVQLAPFGIVGFETAFPLLYTKFVQTGKWTLGFLLQRMTADPARVFRLPTGRLEQGAPADITIVDLDNERSVDPSTFASKSNNTPFGGWKLSGWPVTTIVEGAVVWSE; this is encoded by the coding sequence ATGTCATTATGGATTATAAACGGTAACGTATGGAATGAAACTTCGGGCAGCTTAGAAAGTAAGCATATTCGGATTGAAAATAACAAGATCGAAGCTATTATAGACGGTTCCGAGACAGTAGATACAGGAAGCGCAGAAGTCATTGATGCAAAGGGCAAGCTGGTATCGCCAGGCTTTATCGATATGCACGTTCATTTGCGCGATCCGGGCTTTGAATATAAAGAAGATATCGCAACAGGCACACGCTCTGCGGCAAAAGGCGGATTTACAACGATTGCATGTATGCCCAACACTCGTCCTGTAACGGATACTGCTGAAACGGTACGCTACATTACGAACAAGGCGGCTCAAGTCGGCGTTGTCAAAGTATTGCCATACGCATCCATCACTAAAAACGAGCTTGGCCGCGAGTTGACGGATTTTGCTTCATTAAAAGAAGCGGGTGCAATTGGCTTTACGGATGACGGTGTAGGTGTCCAGAACGCGCAAATGATGAAAAACGCGATGGCGCTTGCTCATTCCATGGATATGCCGATCATCGCTCACTGCGAAGATGATTCATTGGTTGAAGGCGCTTGGGCATCGGAAGGCGAGTTTTCCCGCAAGCACGGCTTGAAAGCTATCCCAAATGAATCCGAAGCGATTCATGTAGGCAGAGACGTTCTATTGGCGGAAGCGACGGGCGTTCATTATCATGTATGCCACGTTAGCACTGAGCAATCGGTACGGTTAATTCGCCTAGCTAAGCAAATCGGAGTTCGCGTAACTGCTGAGGTTTGCCCGCATCACTTGCTGCTTTCTGATGAGGATATTCCGGGCCTTGATGATGCAAATTGGAAAATGAATCCTCCGCTTCGTACGCCGCGTGATGTTCAAGCGGTTATCGAGGCGATTGAAGACGGAACGATCGATATGGTCGTTACGGATCATGCACCGCATAGCGCGGAAGAGAAAGCTCGCGGCGTTCAACTTGCACCTTTTGGCATCGTTGGCTTCGAGACTGCTTTCCCGCTCTTGTACACAAAATTTGTTCAAACCGGCAAGTGGACGCTTGGCTTCCTGCTGCAGCGCATGACTGCGGATCCGGCACGTGTTTTCCGGCTTCCAACGGGGCGTTTAGAGCAAGGCGCTCCTGCTGATATTACAATCGTTGATTTGGACAACGAGCGTTCGGTTGATCCGAGCACATTCGCATCCAAAAGCAACAACACGCCATTCGGCGGCTGGAAGCTTAGCGGCTGGCCTGTAACGACGATCGTTGAAGGCGCAGTTGTTTGGTCAGAATAA